In one window of bacterium DNA:
- a CDS encoding UvrB/UvrC motif-containing protein: protein MLCDVCQKEEATIFYKEMVNNKYSEMHLCEKCAYEQGVKKFQLPSAITNLLSALTELSPEALPRQMVEKKCPGCNSTYSDFRERGKLGCSQCYQAFNEPLADILRKIHGNIQHIGKSPLKVAVTQTQDMTKIKEIEALRKALDEAVKREEYEEAANLRDKIRDLEKEIKAEGER, encoded by the coding sequence ATGCTATGTGATGTCTGTCAAAAAGAAGAAGCAACGATATTTTATAAAGAAATGGTTAATAATAAATATTCAGAAATGCACCTGTGTGAAAAATGTGCCTATGAACAAGGGGTAAAAAAATTCCAACTCCCTTCGGCAATTACTAATCTCCTTTCGGCTCTAACTGAATTAAGTCCAGAGGCATTACCCAGGCAAATGGTAGAGAAAAAATGCCCGGGGTGTAATTCTACTTATTCAGATTTTCGCGAACGAGGAAAGTTAGGTTGTAGTCAGTGTTATCAAGCATTTAATGAACCATTAGCAGATATCTTACGAAAGATTCATGGCAATATTCAACATATTGGTAAATCACCACTTAAAGTCGCGGTAACACAAACACAAGATATGACTAAAATAAAAGAGATTGAGGCACTTCGTAAGGCGTTAGATGAGGCGGTTAAAAGAGAAGAATATGAAGAGGCGGCTAATTTACGAGATAAAATTAGAGATTTAGAAAAAGAAATAAAGGCTGAAGGAGAAAGGTAG